The following proteins are co-located in the Mauremys reevesii isolate NIE-2019 linkage group 23, ASM1616193v1, whole genome shotgun sequence genome:
- the LOC120389266 gene encoding zinc finger and BTB domain-containing protein 8A-like yields the protein MDISSHQSRLLQQLNEQRRQDLFCDCSILVEGKVFKAHRNVLFASSGYFKMLLSQSSKDMSQPTTATFHMFSPDTFMVILDFVYSGKLSLTGQNVIEVMSAASYLQMTDIISVCKTFIKSSLDISEKEKDRYFSLSEKDLNSNGTESPCLYSTEWRVESSPPHSQIDSDVGVSMVGGNSWSNCTYYSASQRNTQQSHLTKHTQRRHSFKKRIRHLGLPHSTDVPHCKSRKLGDRASEPTSHVSQSEEKTQLDTEVDFAHAGYQHGLRSEVLPRSLLETQQEHESSRSANKSKSSKADELYANMPTILGVMGSWIEDDVRFKCPFCTHMVKRKADLKRHLRCHTGERPYPCEACGKRFTRLEHLRSHFRTIHQACKPICRKCKRHVTDMTGQVVQEGTRRYRLCNECLVEAGIESIPIDLEAEQSLGFSPEEEDKDSRWHFGEEHRTKEVVEDDSAGLVIQEVDDSEDEAEKKEVKPNIN from the exons ATGGATATTTCTTCTCATCAATCTCGCCTCCTACAGCAACTGAATGAGCAGCGCAGGCAAGACTTATTCTGTGACTGCAGTATCCTGGTTGAGGGGAAGGTCTTCAAAGCACATCGAAATGTGCTGTTTGCCAGTAGTGGTTATTTTAAAATGCTCCTTTCTCAGAGCTCAAAAGACATGAGTCAGCCAACAACTGCTACCTTTCACATGTTCTCTCCTGATACTTTTATGGTCATTCTGGACTTTGTGTATTCAGGCAAGTTATCTCTTACTGGTCAAAATGTGATTGAGGTAATGTCAGCTGCCAGCTACCTGCAGATGACAGATATCATTAGTGTTTGTAAGACTTTCATTAAATCTTCACTGGACATCAGTGAGAAGGAGAAGGATCGCTATTTCAGTCTTTCAGAAAAAGATCTGAACAGTAATGGAACTGAGAGTCCATGCTTATATAGCACAGAATGGAGAGTAGAAAGCAGTCCCCCACATTCTCAAATTGACTCTGATGTAGGGGTATCTATGGTGGGTGGAAATTCCTGGAGTAATTGCACCTACTACTCAGCTTCACAAAGGAACACCCAACAATCTCACTTGACCAAACACACTCAAAGACGGCATTCCTTTAAAAAACGTATCAGGCATCTTGGATTGCCACATTCCACTGACGTCCCCCATTGTAAATCAAGGAAACTTGGAGATAGAGCTTCAGAGCCTACTAGCCACGTTTCTCAATCTGAAGAGAAAACTCAGCTTGATACAGAAGTTGACTTTGCCCATGCTGGGTATCAACATGGTCTGAGATCAGAGGTGTTGCCAAGGAGTTTGCTAGAGACCCAGCAGGAGCATGAATCATCTAGATCAGCCAACAAGTCTAAATCATCAAAAGCAGATGAGCTGTATGCAAATATGCCCACAATTTTAGGTGTTATGGGGAGTTGGATTGAAG ATGATGTGAGGTTCAAGTGCCCATTTTGTACCCATATGGTGAAGCGGAAAGCAGACCTAAAGCGTCACCTTCGTTGCCATACAGGGGAGCGACCCTATCCATGTGAGGCATGTGGGAAAAGATTCACCAGGCTAGAGCATCTGCGTAGCCATTTTCGAACA ATTCATCAGGCTTGTAAGCCAATATGCAGAAAGTGTAAGCGCCACGTGACTGACATGACAGGGCAAGTGGTGCAAGAAGGAACAAGGCGCTACAGACTGTGTAATGAATGTCTGGTTGAAGCTGGTATAGAAAGCATTCCTATTGACTTGGAGGCTGAACAATCACTTGGGTTTTCACCAGAAGAAGAGGACAAAGATTCTAGGTGGCACTTTGGTGAAGAACACAGAACTAAAGAAGTTGTGGAGGATGACTCTGCTGGCTTAGTCATCCAGGAAGTTGATGATAGTGAAGATGAGGCTGAGAAAAAGGAAGTAAAGCCAAATATTAATTAG
- the ZBTB8B gene encoding zinc finger and BTB domain-containing protein 8B, with amino-acid sequence MEMQSYYTKLLGELNEQRKRDFFCDCSIIVEGRIFKAHKNILFANSGYFRALLIHYIQDSGRHSTASLDIVTSEAFSIILDFLYSGKLDLCGENVIEVMSAASYLQMTDVVNFCKTYIRSSLDICRKIEREAAFYQADSGSSSSVREGTSYGTKSQCSASVSSLQEKERISDCQRDPPCGECSSCHPMELVVRDPVSSDSPDDINSSLPKGVVEPKVEFDSDEVEVEVGERLQQYPTPLSLEQMEEGLHSGQAMDLACNNYHMKQFLEALLRNSAAQRKDDVVHHFVRGFEGRPEDAGVAMSSMMDIHSDWYGEDTGDVLVVPIKLHKCPFCPYTAKQKGILKRHIRSHTGERPYPCETCGKRFTRQEHLRSHALSVHRSNKPIICKGCRRTFTSSLSQGLRRFGLCDSCTCVTTTHEDSMPINLSLMEPSSEGQEKGDTDNDWPIYVESGEENDPADDDDADDKQEIHRSLSDREALM; translated from the exons ATGGAGATGCAGTCATACTACACAAAACTCTTGGGAGAGCTCAATGAGCAAAGaaagagggattttttttgtgACTGCAGTATTATTGTGGAAGGCAGGATCTTCAAAGCTCACAAGAACATTCTCTTTGCCAATAGCGGCTACTTCAGAGCCCTATTGATTCATTACATTCAAGACAGTGGGCGACACAGCACTGCTTCTTTGGACATTGTTACTTCAGAGGCCTTCTCCATCATCCTAGATTTCCTTTATTCAGGGAAGCTGGATCTTTGTGGAGAAAATGTTATTGAAGTCATGTCCGCAGCTAGCTACTTGCAGATGACTGATGTGGTCAATTTTTGCAAAACATACATCAGGTCATCGCTAGATATTTGCagaaaaatagagagagaagcTGCTTTCTATCAGGCTGATAGCGGAAGCTCTAGTTCTGTCAGAGAGGGCACTTCTTATGGTACAAAGAGCCAGTGCTCTGCCTCCGTGTCTTCTCTGCAAGAAAAGGAAAGGATTTCTGATTGTCAGAGAGATCCTCCCTGTGGTGAATGTAGCAGCTGCCACCCAATGGAACTTGTGGTGAGAGACCCTGTAAGCAGTGATTCTCCAGATGACATTAATTCTTCTCTGCCCAAAGGGGTAGTAGAACCAAAAGTAGAATTTGACTCTGATGAAgtggaagtagaagtgggtgaaCGACTACAGCAGTATCCAACTCCGTTATCTCTTGAGCAGATGGAAGAGGGGCTGCACAGTGGCCAGGCAATGGACTTGGCCTGCAATAACTATCATATGAAACAGTTTCTAGAGGCCCTGCTACGCAACAGTGCCGCTCAAAGAAAAGATGATGTGGTTCATCACTTTGTTCGGGGCTTTGAGGGTAGGCCAGAAGATGCAGGAGTGGCCATGAGTTCCATGATGGACATTCACAGCGACTGGTATGGAGAGGATACAG gtgaTGTGTTAGTTGTGCCAATCAAGCTCCACAAATGCCCGTTCTGTCCCTACACGGCTAAGCAGAAGGGAATACTAAAACGGCACATTCGCTCTCAtacaggggagagaccctaccCTTGTGAGACGTGCGGCAAACGCTTCACCCGGCAGGAGCACCTTCGGAGTCATGCTCTGAGT GTGCACCGATCAAACAAGCCAATTATCTGCAAGGGTTGCAGAAGAACGTTCACAAGTAGCCTATCACAGGGATTACGGCGCTTTGGCTTGTGTGACAGCTGCACTTGTGTAACGACTACGCATGAGGATTCAATGCCCATTAACCTCAGTCTGATGGAACCTTCATCAGAAGGTCAAGAAAAGGGTGATACAGACAATGATTGGCCTATATATGTCGAATCTGGTGAGGAAAATGATccagctgatgatgatgatgctgaTGATAAGCAGGAGATCCATAGAAGCTTATCAGACCGAGAGGCACTGATGTAG